Below is a window of Oreochromis aureus strain Israel breed Guangdong linkage group 4, ZZ_aureus, whole genome shotgun sequence DNA.
GTTAAGTTCTACAACTATTTCTTCTTTAGCTGGGATGGTTTACCTGCCTCTCATGAGAGATCAGAACAGATCACATCAgcaatgtaattttctctgctttgtttAGCCTCTGCAGAGCCTCTGTCAAGAAACGGGCTCTGCAGCCCTTTGTGACTCTGACTGTGTAGTTCTTCAGTGAAAACACCTCCATCtttagtgctgcgttcgatactgttgaccataatatcctattagagcgattagaacatgctgtaggtattacaggtactgtgctgcagtggtttgtatcatatctatctaatagactccaatttgtacatgtaaatggagagtcctcttcacacactaaggtcagttatggagttccacagggttcagtgctaggaccaattctgtttacattatacatgcttcccttaggcagcatcattagaagacatagcatacattttcactgctatgcagatgacacgcagctctatctatccatgaagccaggtaacacacaccaattagttaaactgcaggaatgtcttaaagacataaagacctggatggccgctaactttctgcttcttaattcagatcaaactgaggttattgtactcggccctgaaaatcttagaaatatggtatctaagcagattcttactctggatggcattaccttggcctccagtaacgctgtgaggaaccttgagtcatttttgaccaggacatgtccttcaatgcacatattaaacaaatatgtaagactgctttcttccatttgtgcaacatctctaaaattagaaatatcctgtctcagagtgatgctgaaaactagttcatgcatttattacttccaggctggactactgtaattcattattatcaggatgtcctaaaactccctgaaaagccttcagctgatccaaaatgctgcagcaagagtcctgacagggactagaaagagagagcagatttctcctgttttggcttccttcattggcttcctgttaaatccagaattcaaaatcctgctcctcacatacaaggtcttaaataatcaggccccatcttatcttaatgaccttgtagtaccatatcaccctattagagcacttcgctctcgctctgcaggcctacttgttgttcctagagtatttaaaagtagaatgggaggcagagccttcagttttcaggcccctcttctgtggaaccagcttccagtttggattcaggagacagacactatctctactttcaagattaggcttcaaactttcctttttgctaaagcatatagttagggctggaccaggtgaccctgaatcctcccttagttatgctgcaatagacgtaggctgccggggattcccatgatgcattgagtttttcctttccagtcacctttctcactcactatgtgttaatagacagatggccccgcccctccctgagcctggttctgccggaggtttcttcctgttaaaagggagtttttccttcctactgtcgccaaagtacttgctcatagggggtcatatgattgttgggtttttttctgtatttattattgtgcgatttactgtacaatataaagcgccttgaggcgacttttgttgtgatttggcgctatataaataaaattgaattgaattgaattgaattgaattgaatctctCCACGCCATCACCATCAGGGAGCACAAACTGCTGTTCTGCCAGCATATGGATAACATAGCAGGAAATCCCAGCAAgttcattctgttcatctggacattttcagtggaagaaatgttttatctaagtgacttcttTAGGCTCACTCACAGAGAGTTGGTGAATACCTGCATAAAGTGAACCAACTCATTTAGTTAACGACAAAAGGGGACCACATGCACCTAAAGTAACCAGCACCAACCTGGCATTTCTTTCCCCTAAgttagatggatggatggaagttaAATGACTACAAACATAAAAGCCactgttgggtctgttcccacaaacccgatagttctagagacttattcatcatgaaagaaaacaagacagtcagcgatcgatcgattacttgcgcaagggaggcctcatctgtgtccagcacgaaaatgaccccaaatccggcctcctctcgctgccttttattgagagacagttcacacaaaacacagcaaagcaacgcccacatggttctaaggcattgtatgtgtatgtgtgaactTTTATatagtaagtgtgtgtgtgtgtgtgtgtgtgtgtgtgtgtgtgtgtgtgtgtgtgtgtgtgtgtgtgtgtgtgtgtgtgtgtgtgtgtgtgtgtgtgtgtgtgtgttttgggggtgcgtttgtgtgacctcctgctgaccaaagggtcataaaagcaggaagcttacaacacaagaaacagatctctcagataggatgtatctacaataaaacctcccccaacacagagtggttagaggtgctcaggatcaaaggaatggctttgataatactgcttgaactaagactgtacaaatttaagaaacacaatggcaacattcaacaattagacctaacagcCACTAGTTCCCTGACACACAGTGTCAATTGTACTGATATCAACAACTGTAAGACTAAGCTACCTGAGACATTGCAttgaattattatttatatcTTAATTTTTTCACCTGACTGATTTTACCTCAGATATTCTGCTTTTCCTTTTAGTAGATCAAAGCAGCTCGTGCTGTTTCTGCTACTTCCATTTTGAttccaagaagaagaagaagcatgtTTCAAAGAAGAGATGTTTATTAACCCTTATAACAAAATCCACAACAGTTTGTTGCTTTctgaggttagttcatagactgcagactgttaGACTAGCTGGATAGCATTAgcaacctgctagctgcaaatgTGCACTTCTGAATGCAGTCTATGAACTAGCCTCAGCTAACGCCAGATAGCAATGTTAGCTCAttggcgagtagccttcagtaatagtacattcatgtagttgtaaaaagcatgataatattaTGTAATCCAGAGTACTTAGAATACATTACTCACATTGAGTAACTTAATGGAATACattacaaactacattttggggcatgtatcctgtaatctgtagtggagtACATTtcaaaagtaaccttcccaacactggataTATGTGTGTTAGCATCTCTGCCTCGCTCTTTGTTTCCATCATCCTACTCCATCTGACTGTCTTTGCCCCCCTCTGGCATGAGATTCaattcttcctcttcctcttcttccagcGTGCAGTCACTCATTTGGCCCCAAAGTGGAGCCAGTCTGCCCTCAGCTGTCACACCCATTGGCTGGATGATTTGGTCACTGGGTAAGAAACAGTATATACGTTATTATAGATGAAAGCTTCTCTTTAACAATACTGTGTGTTCTGCATTTTTAACACACTCACCGTGACAGTCTGTTGATCATACTAATGAGGTGACGtgcctcctcttctttctcttcgTCCGTCATGCCCTCCATTGGATCAGGCTGGTCTGCTTCTACCCGGCCAGTCACCAGGTTAATCTTGGCTTTGGCCTCTCGGTACTCTTCTGTGTCTGAGTCTGAGTCGCTGGAGTACTGGCTGTTACTAGAACTCATTCTACCATTAAGCAGTCCCCGAGCTGCCAACAGCCCTGCAGCATTGCCATATCCAGTATATTTGACAAATCGGCTGACTGTGAAGGGAACACAGAAGAAAGTGTTTCCATATGAAATAATTCCCTACTGTGCAGTGAGTGTTTCCAGGTATATTTCTGAAACGTGTTTTATCTTttgtcatatttatttatttctttttaattcataTTTCAATTCTAAAATGCTcccttgttttgtgtttcttctaTTATTAGTGTTTGGATTCCTGGGTCCTCTCCAGCCTTCGTTGTCCCTGTGAGTGCCAACAATAAAGCTGCCCTTTGAGCTACTTTCTTTATATTCGGTGCCCGCCGCACAGCACATTGACAGTATGTTTTATTAGGTGTTAATAGGTGTT
It encodes the following:
- the LOC120439912 gene encoding synembryn-A-like; this translates as MSSSNSQYSSDSDSDTEEYREAKAKINLVTGRVEADQPDPMEGMTDEEKEEEARHLISMINRLSRDQIIQPMGVTAEGRLAPLWGQMSDCTLEEEEEEELNLMPEGGKDSQME